Within Runella rosea, the genomic segment GGTTGGGATAAACGCTCAAACCATTGTTTGCAAAGTCAAAAACAAAGCTATATACAAAAGACGGCAAGGAAGCACACGTATTTGAAGCATCTAAATCATAAAAAGCAACTACCGTATAATTACCTGTTTGTGAAGGCTTTAATATGTTTTGGGTTGTCACAGTGGTCTGTGAACCTCCTTCTTGATTCCATCGAAAATTGATGTTAGACAGATAATTCCCTTCGGCCGCTATCGCAAAAGGCCCAGCTTTGGTGATGATTGGACGAGCAGGTACGGGGTTTACTTCTACCGCAACTTCTTTTGAGGGAAGCGATTTACATCCCCACGTATCAGTCACCCGGGCAGTGTAGCGGCCCGAGGCCGTTACGGTCAACTTTTGGGTGGAATATTGTTCATTCCAAACGGTTGGCAAAAAAGAATCAGTTGATAACGTCACCTTGCTTCCTTCACAAAAGCGAAGTACCCCATCGGCGGCAATGGTTGGGGTCGAGGGTAAAGGATTGACCGTGACCGTCAAGGTTTTGGAATAAGCAGAAGCACAATTGTATTGATTGACCGCCCGAACCGCATAATCACCTGACTGTTTTATAACAATTGTACCCGTTTTTTGTCCACTGTTCCACTCCAATACCGTACTCGTTGATAAAACACTGTTCTCCTCTACTGCCAACGTTACGCTTTGATCGGCACAGAAAGTCAACGGTCCCTTGGCCGTCACTGATGGAACCGACGGAACGGGATTAACGGTCGCTTTTACGCTGCCCGAAAAATCGGACCAACATCCTTTCTCATCCTTGATTTGAACAGAATAATTTGCCCCATCCCCTACAACAATGCTTTGAGAAGTCGCACCATTGCTCCATCGATAACCCGCCGCTTGCGGAGTGGAAAACGCTACATTTCCTCCTTCACAAAACACTAAATTACCATTGGTAAGTATGGATGGAGTGGCTGGTTTTGGAAGCGCACGGCGGGTGTTGTCTCCCACACTGACGGAGCTTGAGTACATAAAATGGCCAAAGGCATCCTTCACTTTTACCCGATAGACGCCGTTGTTAGCCAATATTGTATTGTTTCGTTCGCCGTTATTCCAGCTTACTTCCGTAAAATTTCCCTCCGCAATGAGCTTAACCCGACTATCATCTGTACAGGCTACTTTAATAACCGGCAACAATAAAGGTGCGATGGGATTAGATTGGTTAAAAAAATTGGAATTGAGGCTTTGGTTCCACTGCTGCGCAAGGGTGGTTAGGGCATTGCCTTGCATGTGTACTCCATCAGGCCGGGGGATCTGAATGTTATCGGTTGAGGGGCCTTCAAATACATTGGACGTGGAATTAATGACGGTATTCTGGGCATTAATGACCGCTTTGGAAGCGTACGTATTATAAGAAACCTTCGAAACCACCCAACTGATGTTTTGCCCCGCATCGTTGCGGCTTTGCCCGATTACCTGTTGCAGATTTGAGACTATTTCAGATTCCGAGAGGTTGAATTGCGTATCTGATTCGCCCTGATGCCACAACACGGCCCGTACGCCCGTAAGCGAGGTAAATTGGCGCAATACCACTTTAAACTGTGAATAAGGAAGCTGATTTATATAAACTCCGCCCGTGTAGGGGTTGGAAGCATAGCCCGTCGAACTTTCGCGCCATGACCTGCTGGTGGTGCCTTCCAAAGCTACGTTATAAAATAGCACAGGCACATTGAAACGACTGACCAACAAATCTCCCAATGCACCCCAAGACCACGCAGAGTATCCATAAGGGGCAATATAACTGTCGGCATTTAAGTGAGAAAAGGTCGGTTCGGGCAACTCATTGGGATCAAATGAGGAATTGAGGTAATTAAAACAGCTCACCCGGTCGTCGTTGGCGGCAGGTGCTCCGTAATTTTGGATGCCGCGCGCGTTTGACTGTCCCGCAATCAAAAACACTTCTCCAATCCCAATTCGTTCTACTTCGGTACTGTCCGTTACTTTTCCATTTCTAATGACTCTGACTTTCAATTTATACCAACCGCCACCGCCCGAAATGGTCCCTGAATAGATGCCTCCTACGGGGGCTTTCTCCACAATTTGCCAGTTGGTCGCCGTTCCCTGTCCCGTAGCAAAAGGAACCAAGGCGGCTTCTACTTGATCGGGAATGCTTTGTTGGTACGTTCCACTGACCACAAACGTGGCCGAATTGTTCGCTGAACGTTGAAATACAAGGCGCGAGGTAGGGAAACTAATTCCTACTTGCGAAAAGACTGGAATGATAGCAAAGACAGGAAAAAATGCAGAAAACAGGCAACAACGTACTATACTCTTTTTCAGGCAATTGCGAACTCTTAACATCCTACACCGGGTAGTTATTTTCAAAATAAAAGTTTCAAATTTACGAAATCAGCTTGGGAGTACAAGCTTCTTAGGTACAAATACCCCTAAAATGATGGTTGTGTTGCACAAATAAGGGTACGAATTGAAATAACCTGGGGATTTAAATACACACAATCCCCCCTAAACAGAGGAAGCCTCCACTCAGGAGGCTTCCTCTGCAATGAAAAATAGAGATTAGAAACGAGAAAGAATCTATCGGGAAACGTACCGCTTACCGTTGGAATATTTAAAATCAACACTTCCGTCAAAATCTGCTTTGTCAAAAGAAGCACCCGCGTTAAAGTCCGCATATTTAAAATCGGCATTTCGCTGAAAACGGCTGCCCGCAAAGTTTACCTTTTCCTCAAATTCGGCGTATTTGAAGTCGGCATAATCGCGAAAACGTACCTCCTGAAAATCAGCTCGGCGGGAGAAATCAGCGTACTTAAAATTGGCGTAGTCTTCAAATCGGATGTTGGTGTAGAGGGCATCCTGCCGAAATCTGGCGTATTTAAAATTGGCTTGCTCGGCAAACTTACTGCCAGCGAAGTTGGCCACTTTTGAAAAAGTTGAGTACTTAAACTCACTGCCATTTTCAAAAGTACAATTTTCAAAGACGGCATTTTCACGAAAATCGGCCGAGTACGTTGTGCCACCGTCACCATTAACCTCAATGTTGAATATTTTGGTGCGGCTGCCATTTTCTTCAAGGCGTTTGTAGGCAATCACATCCCCTTTAAAGGTGCAATTCCGAAAAACCACGGGCACCTCTACTGTCGTTTTTATTTCTTCCCAGCCCTTTTCTTTTTTGATTTTTCGATTAGAAAGTTCCGTAAAATCTAAATCGCCAGTAACAACCACTCCATCGTACTGAACGGACTGATGTTTATCAATGGCTTGAAAAACTTCGCGGGCTGAGACTTGTTTTTGGGCGTAAAGCGCCGTGGCAGAGAAAGCGGCCAACAAAAATAATGATAAACGTTTCATTGCTGTACAGGCTGTTTTTAGATTGAATAATTGGTTTTGAGGGATAGATGCAGAAAAGCAAACATAGGTTGCATCGCTCTCCATTAATTTTCAAATAAAACACCGTTTTCTGCAAACCAGTATCCCGCAGTACCCGTAGTAAGCGGTTTCCAACGATTTAAATCAAACTTGCCAGCTCCTTCTGGAGTAGCGGCAATTTTAACGATGCTGACCGCTTGTTTTTTTCGGTTCCACGTCAGTTTTTTGCCTTCTTCGCAAGTCTCAGGCTTTCGAGAATCGGCCAATAGAAAATAAGCCGCCTGACTGCCAAATACGCGGGCAATGCCTTTTTCGTCGATACAAACTGACGTTTTTTCGTCCACGCCAATGCCTCTTGGCTTCTTTATTCCATCGGTTTTCATGCGCGCCAAAAACGCCAGATGCCGCCCGTATCGGCTACGGTTGCTATAATGTGTATCGGTGATGATATTTTTAAGCACTGGAATATCAATAAATCCACCGTTGAGTAAGGTCATTTTGGAATCATAAGGATTGGTGAGCGCCTCGACCGAGTTGATGCCGTCGTTGAGGGCCGCAAAGCTTACACCTCCCAAAACGGCGCAACCCGCACTCGTGCCACCCACGGGCGCTTTTTTGACGTGAATCAGGTAATTGATGGCATCTTCTACGGGTGTATCCTGCCAAAACTTCACATAATTCCCCTGGTCTCCGCCTGCAATAAATAATAACTCCGCCTGCCGAATCCGTGTGGCGGTGGCAGGATGGAGGGCCAATTCACGCGAATTAATCAGCAAAGTTTCAACAGAATTGACGCCTCCCAATCCATAAATAAAATCGTTATAACCTGTTGTACCGCTTGCCCTGATTATGACCACATCTCCACCTTTGGCGCGTTCAATCATCCACTTAAGCGCCTCCTTCACGTCGGTACTACCTCCGCCCAATACATAGCCATTGACGGTAGGTACGTGTACATCGGTCGTATCGCCAGTGATACCAATCGACGCTAGAACCGTACTTGTGGGAGTTTGTGCCCCAGAAATTTGGACAAAATTTATCCCTAGCAATAGAAACAAAGTAAATTTAAGCGGCATCGAAAATTAGTTTAAAGTATATAAATCTTAGGATAGCTATTGAGCATTAATGACCGACAATAAAAGCCTGAATTGTGGTTAAATTTGTTTAAAAAAAGAAAAATCAGACCTTTGAGTCTTCAAATTACTCCTTTGAAACTGCCCACGTTATGCGAATCTTCCGCTCCTCGGTCTATATCCTATCGGTATATTTATTGATTATTAGTTGTGCGCGTCAAAAAATAACGACTAACAACGACAGCATTCACTTATTGTTAGGCAATCCGACCAATGCACAGGCAAGTGAATCGACTCCCGATAACTACCTGATTGTTAAGCCCCAATATGCTTTGTCTTACAACCGGGCTAAGGGACATGCCAACTGGGTTGCCTGGGAACTATCGCAAAAATGGCTCGGCAGCAGCGACCGTCAAAATGATTTTCGCCCCGACCCTATTTTACCCGCTTCTTGGTACAAAGTTACGCCAAATGATTATACCAATTCAGGATTTGATCGGGGTCACTTATGTCCTTCTGCCGACCGCACCAATTCTGTCGACA encodes:
- a CDS encoding sialate O-acetylesterase, producing MLRVRNCLKKSIVRCCLFSAFFPVFAIIPVFSQVGISFPTSRLVFQRSANNSATFVVSGTYQQSIPDQVEAALVPFATGQGTATNWQIVEKAPVGGIYSGTISGGGGWYKLKVRVIRNGKVTDSTEVERIGIGEVFLIAGQSNARGIQNYGAPAANDDRVSCFNYLNSSFDPNELPEPTFSHLNADSYIAPYGYSAWSWGALGDLLVSRFNVPVLFYNVALEGTTSRSWRESSTGYASNPYTGGVYINQLPYSQFKVVLRQFTSLTGVRAVLWHQGESDTQFNLSESEIVSNLQQVIGQSRNDAGQNISWVVSKVSYNTYASKAVINAQNTVINSTSNVFEGPSTDNIQIPRPDGVHMQGNALTTLAQQWNQSLNSNFFNQSNPIAPLLLPVIKVACTDDSRVKLIAEGNFTEVSWNNGERNNTILANNGVYRVKVKDAFGHFMYSSSVSVGDNTRRALPKPATPSILTNGNLVFCEGGNVAFSTPQAAGYRWSNGATSQSIVVGDGANYSVQIKDEKGCWSDFSGSVKATVNPVPSVPSVTAKGPLTFCADQSVTLAVEENSVLSTSTVLEWNSGQKTGTIVIKQSGDYAVRAVNQYNCASAYSKTLTVTVNPLPSTPTIAADGVLRFCEGSKVTLSTDSFLPTVWNEQYSTQKLTVTASGRYTARVTDTWGCKSLPSKEVAVEVNPVPARPIITKAGPFAIAAEGNYLSNINFRWNQEGGSQTTVTTQNILKPSQTGNYTVVAFYDLDASNTCASLPSFVYSFVFDFANNGLSVYPNPSRDGIFSVETYKDVKNARLQLMNAEGKQVYEESVPELIGPMSLKFPSLTPGMYFLRIQGENQIPLTKKLWFVP
- a CDS encoding pentapeptide repeat-containing protein — translated: MKRLSLFLLAAFSATALYAQKQVSAREVFQAIDKHQSVQYDGVVVTGDLDFTELSNRKIKKEKGWEEIKTTVEVPVVFRNCTFKGDVIAYKRLEENGSRTKIFNIEVNGDGGTTYSADFRENAVFENCTFENGSEFKYSTFSKVANFAGSKFAEQANFKYARFRQDALYTNIRFEDYANFKYADFSRRADFQEVRFRDYADFKYAEFEEKVNFAGSRFQRNADFKYADFNAGASFDKADFDGSVDFKYSNGKRYVSR
- a CDS encoding cyanophycinase — translated: MPLKFTLFLLLGINFVQISGAQTPTSTVLASIGITGDTTDVHVPTVNGYVLGGGSTDVKEALKWMIERAKGGDVVIIRASGTTGYNDFIYGLGGVNSVETLLINSRELALHPATATRIRQAELLFIAGGDQGNYVKFWQDTPVEDAINYLIHVKKAPVGGTSAGCAVLGGVSFAALNDGINSVEALTNPYDSKMTLLNGGFIDIPVLKNIITDTHYSNRSRYGRHLAFLARMKTDGIKKPRGIGVDEKTSVCIDEKGIARVFGSQAAYFLLADSRKPETCEEGKKLTWNRKKQAVSIVKIAATPEGAGKFDLNRWKPLTTGTAGYWFAENGVLFEN